Below is a window of Paraburkholderia azotifigens DNA.
GGCTGTGGCCCGGCAGCGGATTGTCCGTGCCGACCGTCGTGCCCGCCGGGTTAGCGTTCAGGCCGTAGTTAGCCGTCTTGCTGTTCTGGACCGTTGCGACCTGCAGGTCGAGCAGCGTGCGCTTCGACAGGTTGTACGAGCCGCCGACCGTGTAGATCGTCGCGTTGCCTGCACCGTTGTTGCCGTTCACATGGTAGACGGCTGCGATCAGAGCAGCTGCCGGCGTTGCTTGCCACGTGACACCGCCCCACTCGTGATCGAGCGTCGTCGGCGTGCCCGGCGTCGTTGCCGTGATACCCGACGTGCGGATTGCCTGGTACGCGCCCTGGATCTTGAACTGACCGAGGAACACGTTCACGAGAGCCGAGTACTCACGCGAGTAGTTGTACGAGTTGGTCAGCAGGCCCGTCGACGGGTTGCGGATTTCGTCATAGATACCGCGAACCTGGAAGAGCGACGACGTGTAGGTGACCTGTGCACCTGCCTCGCGGCCCTGGCCCGTCGGGTTGCCGTTCGCGTCGACCGGATTGTTACCGTTCCAGTTCGTCGTGTTCGACAGCGCGTACTGGCCGTAGAAGTCAAAGCCAGCGATCTTCGGCGACTGGTAAGCAACGTTGTTGCTCGATTGCGGCCAGTTGCGGCCACGAACCAGCGATGCCGACGACCAGTTCGATTGACCGAACGGATCGAAGTCCCACACGCCGTTCGAGATGAACAGCATGCGGCCCATCGTGAACGTACCGTATTGATCGCTTGCGAAGCCGACCGTCGCCCAGCGATTGAAGAGGCCGCCGCCGCCCGGGCCTGCGCCCGTCATCGTATTGAACGAGCCTTCCAACTGGAACACAGCCTTGTAGCCGCCGCCCAGATCTTCAGCGCCCTTCAAGCCCCACAGGCTGGTACCCCAGTCGCCGGACTCTGCGCGGAAGCGGTGCGTGCTACTCGTCGCGGTGCCGCCACCAGTTGCGCTCGTCGGCACACCCGACATGTACTCCAGACCAGCGTCCAGACGCCCGTACAGCGTCACGCTGCTCTGTGCGTGTGCTGCAACGCCGAAAGTCAGCAGCGCTGCGGCAGCCAAAGCTTTCTTCATCTTCTCCTCCATACCCTGTCAAAAAGTAAAGCCAGTACTGCGAGTGGTGCCCGGACGCCAGCAGCGCCGAGCAGGAATCTTTCTTCAGGGAGCGGCGCGGTGATCGGTTGTGTAGTCGACGCGCAGCCTTGCTGGCTGTCTGATCGTCTTGCCGATCCCTCGCGACCGGTATCTCCTGTTTGTTCGTTTTGAAGTGAAACTACTTTTCTTGAACTTTGTTTTGCTACTTTCGTTACTAATTTAGCAAAATACCCTTCGGTTGGCGAATAAATTAGTGATGCTCGGTAAAGATGTCTCTAAATTGCAATACCAATATGAGACAAGTGGGGCGCAGAGGGTTGCAAAACGGGCTTCTGGCCTTGGTCGGGCAAGGGACTCACCGTTGTTAATGACTTGTGTCAAGGATTGCCACTATTGACGGAGCAAATCGTCGAGAGTAGGCGGTTTTAGAACTGTCGTTCGCGCAGATGTTGGGATGCCGAAGCTTTTGGGCCCGCAGGAAGAAAAAGAGCGGCGCCGCGCAGAAATGAAAAAGGGCGCCGGTAAGCGCCCTGTAATACTACATAAACTACATTTCCGCGTTATTTCAGGCTGCCAGAGAGGAACTGCTTCAGACGTTCACTCTTCGTGTTCCTGAACACTTCGTCCGGGTGACCTTCTTCCTCGACGCGCCCCTGATGCAGGAACATCACGTGATTCGACACGTTGCGCGCGAACGCCATTTCGTGCGTGACGACGATCATCGTGCGGCCTTCTTCCGCGAGCGTCTGCATGACCTTCAGCACTTCGCCGACCAGTTCGGGATCGAGTGCCGAAGTGGGCTCGTCGAACAGCATCACGTCGGGGTTCATCGTCAGCGCGCGGGCGATGGCCACGCGCTGCTGCTGGCCGCCCGACAGATGCGACGGATACTGCTTCTCGACACGCGGCGCGAGGCCCACTTTCTCGAGGTAAGTGCGCGCGCGCGCTTCGGCTTCCTTGCGCGGAATGCCGAGCACGTGCAGCGGCGCTTCGATGATGTTCTCGAGCACCGTCATGTGCGTCCACAGGTTGAAGTGCTGGAACACCATCGACAGTCTGGTGCGCATCTTCTGCAGCTGCTTCGCGTCCGACACGCGCAGCGCGCCGTGCTTGTCCTTCTGCGTGCGAATCTCCTGACCTTCGACGAAGATGCGTCCGGCGTTCGGCTGCTCGAGAAAGTTAATGCAGCGAAGCATCGTGCTCTTGCCCGAGCCGGACGAGCCGATCACGCTGATCACGTCGCCGCGGTTCGCGCGCAGCGTGACGCCTTTGAGAACTTCGTTGTCGCCGTACTGCTTGTGCAGGTTGTCGACGAAAAGCATTTGCGGTGTTGCTGGAGTATTCATCGGGTTCCTTGACTTGCTTGTACGCCGTCGTTACTTGCCTTGCGGGCGCAGATAAGCGAGCCAGCGGCGCTCGGCGCGGCGGAACAGCCAGACGAGCGCAAAAGAGATGATCAGATAGAGCAGGGCGGCGATACCGAACGCGTCGAACGAACGGTAAGTGGCCGAATTCACGTCGCGCGCGATCTTCAGGATGTCCGGCACCGTCGCGGTGAAGGCGACCGTGGTGGCATGCAGCATGAGGATCACTTCGTTGCTGTAGTAAGGCAGCGCGCGGCGCAGCGCCGACGGCAGGATCACGCGGCGATACAGCGTGAACTGCGACATGCCGTACGCGCGTGCTGCTTCGATCTCGCCGTACGGCGTCGCCTTGATCGCGCCCGCGAAGATTTCCGTTGTGTACGCGCAGGTGTTCAGCGTGAAGGCGAGCAGCGTGCAGTGCATGCCGTCGCGGAAAAATGCGTTGGTCAGCGCGTTCGAACGGATGATTTCGAGGCTGTACAGACCCGTGTAGCAAAGCAGCAGTTGCACGTACAACGGAGTGCCGCGGAAGATATACGTATACAGCCACACCGAGGTCGACAGCCACTTCTTCTTCGACACGCGCGCCACGGCGAGCGGCACAGAGAGACAGAAGCCAAGGCCGATCGAGATGACCAGCAGCCACAACGTGATGACGACGCCCGTAAAGCGGTAGCCGTCCGTATACAGATAGTTGCGCCAGTATTCCTGGATCAGCTCGATCATAGTTCCGCCTTGCGCACGCCAGTCGAGTAGCGTTTTTCGAGGTACATCAGCACGAAGTTCGATGCTGTCGTGATGAGCAGATAGATGGCGCCTGCCATCAGCGTGAAGAAGAAGAACCGCAGCGTGCCTTTGCCCGCATCCTGCGAGGCCTTGACGACATCCGCGAGACCGATGATCGAGACGAGCGCCGTCGCCTTGACCATCACCTGCCAGTTGTTGCCGATGCCGGGCAGCGCGAAGCGCATCATCTGCGGGAACATGATCCGGGTGAACACCTGCCAGCCCGTCATGCCGTATGCTGCGCCCGCTTCGAGCTGGCCGCGCGGCACGGCGAGGAAGGCGCCGCGGAAGGTTTCCGTGAAGTACGCGCCGTAAATGAAGCCGAGCACGGCGACGCCGGCGACGAACGGATCGATGTCGATCTGATCCCAGCCGAGCATGTCGGTCAGATTGTTCAGCCAGATCTGGATGCTGTAGAAGAGCAGCAGCATCAGCACGAGATCGGGGACGCCGCGAATCAGTGTCGTGTAGATGGTGCCGATGCTGTACGTCACCCGGTTCTTCGACAGCTTCGCTGCCGCGCCGAGCAGGCCGAGCAGGAACGCGAGCGCGAGCGACAGGATAGCCAGCTTGACGGTCTGCACCGTGCCGGCAAAGATGATCGGGCCGTAGCCTTGAAAGAGCATAGTGAGTCCTTGACGACGCTCCCGCGCGCCGCGAAAGACGCGGCAATGCGTACGCTGCGGCGGTTCGTGCGAAGGCGGATGCCGCTTGCCTTCGATGTCTCCCGTGCGGCGCACAGCATGCCGCTGTGCGAATCATGACTGCCTGGCCTGTCAAGCTTGGGCGGCCGGCAGCGCGTATTTTGCTTCCGTTGTTGCTGCGTCTGTTGCTGAGTTTTTTGCTGCGTTTTTTGCTGCGTTTGCTGCTGGGTTGCTGCCTGATCTGCTGCTGGGTCCGACTGTATTACGAAGCTCGCTGGCGGGCCCATCCGGGCCAGCCCCGAGCTTGTGTTAGCGCCGCTGGCGATTCGTTTAGCGGCTCTGATAGATCTCGACGTCGAAATACTGCTTCTCGAGCCTCGTGAACGTGCCGTCCTGGTGAACGCCCGCGAGCGCCTTGTTCAGCATCGCCTTCAGATCGCCGTCTTCCTTGCGCACGCCGATGGCCGTGCCTTCGCCGATCGTCTTCGCGTCCTTCACGTCCGGGCCCGCCCACGCGAAGTCCTTGCCGCGCGGCGTCTTCAGGAAGCCGGAGTCGGCCTGCAACTCGTCCTGCAACGCGGCGTCGAGACGCCCCGTCGCCAGATCCGCGTACACCTGATCCTGGTTCTGGTAAGGCACGATCGTCACGCCTTTGGGCTCCCAGTACGCCTTCGCGTACGCTTCCTGCGTCGAGCCCTGCTCGACGCCCACGCGCTTGCCCTTCAGCGACTGCGCCGTCGGCAGCAGCGGCGAGCCCTTCTTCGCGATCATGCGCGCGGGCGCGTCGAACAGCTTGCCGGAGAAGTCGATCTGCTCGCGGCGCTTGTCGGTGACGGTCAGCGACGACACGATGATGTCGTACTTCCTGGCCTTGAGCGCCGGGATGATGCCGTCGAGATCCTGCGGAATCCACACGCACTTTACGTTCATCTTCGCGCACAGCGCCTTCGTCAGATCCACGTCGAAACCGACCATCTGGCCGCCCGGCGCGATCGACTCGAACGGCGGATAACTGGCGTCGACCCCGATGCGCACGGTTTTCCATTCTTTTGCCATGACTCCCGAAGCCATGACGGCGAGCGCCACGCACAGTGCGTACTTCTTCATGTTTCTCCTGACTTCCCGTCGCCGCGGCGCCTGCGCGCGGCGACGGCAGCGGCTCGCGGCCGTCGCCATTCTAGGCGGACAAAAATGCGCTGCCCCGAACTGGCGGCGGATTGTTTCGGTGCTGTTGCCGTCCGACGCCCCTTCCAGAGACGACCGTTGCGCGTTTTTCCTGGCGTGCGGGCGGCCGCCAGCTCGCCGGGCGGCCCGTCCGCACGCGCGACGCGTGCCGACCCGTTCCAAAAAGCGCGGTATTTTACCCGAACCGGCGGGCGGTGCCAGTAGTCTCCGTGGGAAAAAGCCCTTTGCCGCCAGAGACATGCGGGTGCGCGGCGACGCTGCGGCAGTCCGCCGCCCGTTTTCGAAGCGGCGAGGCGGCCGATGCAGGGCGCATCGCGCGGCCTTGCGGCCTTGCGTCATTGCCGTCATTTCTGAAACGATCCGGTGCGGCGGCGCGGATTGTTCTACCCGTGCGCAGCCCATACATTCCTGTCATCGCCAATTTTCACGAGAGAGTCACATGATCAGGATCCGCCGTTCCGACGAGCGTGGCCACGCCAACCACGGCTGGCTGAACGCGAAGCACAGCTTTTCGTTTGCCGACTACCACGATCCCGAGCACATGCACTTCGGTCCGCTGCGCGTGATCAACGAGGATCGGATCGCCGCCGGGCAGGGCTTCGGCACGCACGGGCATCGCGACATGGAAATCGTCACCTATGTGCTCGACGGCGCGTTGTCGCACCGCGACAGCCTCGGCAACGGCTCGACGATCCGTCCGGGCGACGTACAGCGCATGAGCGCGGGCACGGGCGTGATGCACAGCGAGTTCAACGGCTCGCAGGAAGATCCGCTGCATCTGCTGCAGATCTGGATCATCCCGAAGCGCGCGGGCGATGCACCGGGCTACGAGGAAAAGCGCTTCGAAGACGCAGACAAGCGTGGACGGCTGCGCGTCGTGGCGTCGCCGGAAGGCCGCGACGGTTCGGTGACGATCCACGCCGATGCGTCGATCCTCGCCGGACTGTTCGATGGCGCGGAGCGCGCCGAATATACGCTCGCGGCGGGGCGGCAGGCGTATGTGCACGTCGCGCGCGGTGCCGTCACGGTTAACGGCGAGGCGCTGAAGGCAGGCGATGCCGCGATGGTGACCGATGCCGGGAACGTCACCGTCGAAAACGGCGAAGCTGCTGAAGTGCTGCTGTTCGATCTGGGACAGTTGCGTTAAGCGTCGTCGTAACGCTGCTTGCGTCCGCACGTTTGCGGCGGACCATGAGCAAACGCCGCGGAAGCTGCCTTCCGCGGCGTTTCTTTTTTGTGCGGAAGCGCTTTCCGCTTACGGCTTCACAGCGGAAGCCGCCGCATCGCCGCGATGCTTCTCCCAACGCTCGTGCATCCTTTCATGACGCTGCTCCATCTTCGCGAAGTGCTGCTTGAGCGCGGTGCTGACGGTGGTCTTCTGCTGGTCGTTCAGACCGTTGTAGAAGTTGAGCCATGCCGTCGCCGTCTGTTCGCGCAGCTGCGCATCCTTCTGCTCGATCTGCTGATGCGCGGCGTGCATCGCGTTCAAGTCGAGGATCGGCTGCTGCTGCATCTGTTTGAACTGCTGGCGCATCTGCTCGCGATTCGCGCGTTCGGCTTCATGGCTTTGCTTCATCGTGTCGAGCGCGGCCTGCCACGACTTTTCCTGGTCCGCGTTCAGCTTCAGTTGCCCGTGCAACTGGTTCAGTTCCTTCATGAAGCCGCCATGACGCCAGCCCGGACCGCCGTGTCCCATGCCAGGACCGCCGGGGGCGTCCGACGGCTGCGCGGCGAAGGCGGACCCGAGACTCAGTGCAAGCGATGCAGCGGCAACGGCGAGAAAGCGTGATGTTTTTTTGGACATGACTGTGCTCCTTGATCAACTGGCCGACGATGCCGCCCGTCTCGAAGGTGGACTGGCGTGCATTCGGTAAGGCACAGCGTAGAGGCATCGAACGGGGGCCGTGTTACGCGTATCCTTGCGGAAGTTACGCGACATTACGTGCGCCTTTCGCAGTAACACCCGGTAACCCTTTGGCGGGTCGGATGGGTCGGAAACCCGATGGGGTGCGCGTTACACTTCGAGACATGGCTACTCAAATTCTTGTCGTCGACGACGACGTCGAACTGCGCGACCTGCTGCGCGACTACCTGGCCCGTCAGGGCATCGAGGTTTCGGTGCTGCACGACGCCAGCTCCCTGGAACGCCGTATCGAGCGCGAACGGCCCGACCTGATCGTGCTCGACCTGATGATGCCGGGCGTCGACGGCCTGACGGCGCTGCGCAAGCTGCGCGCCTCGGGCGACGACATCCCCGTCATCATGCTCACCGCGCGTGCCGACGACGTGGACCGCATCGTCGGGCTTGAACTCGGCGCGGACGATTACCTCGGCAAGCCGTTCAATCCGCGCGAACTGCTGGCGCGCGTGCAGGCGGTATTGCGCCGCCGCAAGACGCTGCCGTCGGCGGCCGCGCCCGAACAGCGCGAACCGTTCTCGTTTGGCCGTTTCACGCTGGATTTCCAGTCGCGCGCGCTGCATCAGGAAGGCAAGCCGCTGACGCTGTCCGGCAGCGAATTCGCGCTCCTGAAGATTTTCGTCAATCACCCGATGCGCACGCTCACGCGCGAGCGCCTGCTCGAACTGCTGCACGGTCCCGAATACGACGGCACCGACCGCGGCATCGACGTGCAGGTGTGGCGCCTGCGGCGCATTCTCGAAACCGATCCGTCCGTGCCGCGCTTCATTCAGACAGTACGCGGACGCGGCTACGTGTTCGTCCCCGACGGCGAGCAACATGCGGCGCCCAATTGATTCGCTGTTCGGGCGGCTGGCGCTGCTCGTGGTGTGCGTGTTGCTGGTGTCGCATTTCGCGTGGTACCTGCTGGTGCGCTTCGAGCGCAACCAGTCGCAGACGCGTTATGCCGTCGAAGAGGCCGTGTTCCTCGTCGATGCGGTGCGCGATCACGTAAGACGCGAGCCGGATCAGCCGTTGCCGTCGCGCGTGCGCCTCGTCGATCCCGCGAGCGCGGACGTGCCCGCCGAAGTGCCCAATCTGCCGCCGCCGCTCAACCGTTTCGTCGACGACGTGCGCGACCGTCTGCCCACTTCGACGCAGGTGCGCGTCGGCACGCCCGGCAAGCCGCCCACGCTGTGGGTGCGCGCGGCGAGCGACGCCAGCTGGATCGTCGTGCCCGTGCAGCCGTTGCGGCCGCCGCGCTCGCTCGACCGGATGGTTCTGTGGCTCGGCATCATCTTCTCGGCGGGCGTGATGGCGGCGCTTTTTGCCGCGTGGCAGCTGCAGCAGCCGCTGCGCTCGCTTGCGCAGGCCGTGACGCGCTTCGGGCGCGGGCTGCCTGTGCCGCCCGTGCGCGAACGCGGTCCGCGGGAATTGCGGCAGCTGACGCACGGCTTCAACCAGATGGTGCAGGAAGTGGCGCGCACCGAGCACGATCGGGCGGTGATGCTGGCAGGCGTCGCGCATGACCTGAAGACGCCGTTGGCGCGTCTGCGTCTGCGCGCCGAGATGATGGAAGAAGCGAAGATGCGCGACGGCGTCGTGCGCGACGTGGATTCGATGACTCACATCGTCGAGCAGTTTCTGGTGTTTGCGCATGACGGCGCGGATCGCAGCGAGCCCGTCGACGTGGACGGCCAGTGCGAGCGTGTGGTGCGCAGCTATCGCGCCGTCTCGGGCGGCGCGTCGACCGTGCAGACCGATCTGCGCGCGGGAGCCGGGTTCAGGCTGCCTGCCGCGACGCTCGACCGGATCCTGTCCAATCTGCTCGATAACGCGCATGCGTATGGTGCGCCGCCCGTCGTCGTCGCGACGGCGCGCACGCCGCAAGGCTTCACGCTGTCGGTCACCGACAATGGCAACGGCATTGCCGCTCAGGATCTGATCAACGCGAGCCGTCCGTTCGTGCGGCTCGATCCGGCCCGCGGCGGCAACGGCCACAGCGGCCTCGGCCTCGCGATCGTCGAGCGGCTCGTGCGGCGCGCGGGCGGCGAATGGCAGATCGGCAATAACGATGCGGCGAGCGGCGGACGCGGCTTGCGCGTGCAGATGACGTTTCCGCTGGAATCGGTGACACGCACGGCGGCGGCGTCG
It encodes the following:
- a CDS encoding ATP-binding protein encodes the protein MRRPIDSLFGRLALLVVCVLLVSHFAWYLLVRFERNQSQTRYAVEEAVFLVDAVRDHVRREPDQPLPSRVRLVDPASADVPAEVPNLPPPLNRFVDDVRDRLPTSTQVRVGTPGKPPTLWVRAASDASWIVVPVQPLRPPRSLDRMVLWLGIIFSAGVMAALFAAWQLQQPLRSLAQAVTRFGRGLPVPPVRERGPRELRQLTHGFNQMVQEVARTEHDRAVMLAGVAHDLKTPLARLRLRAEMMEEAKMRDGVVRDVDSMTHIVEQFLVFAHDGADRSEPVDVDGQCERVVRSYRAVSGGASTVQTDLRAGAGFRLPAATLDRILSNLLDNAHAYGAPPVVVATARTPQGFTLSVTDNGNGIAAQDLINASRPFVRLDPARGGNGHSGLGLAIVERLVRRAGGEWQIGNNDAASGGRGLRVQMTFPLESVTRTAAASESVW
- a CDS encoding ABC transporter ATP-binding protein, producing the protein MNTPATPQMLFVDNLHKQYGDNEVLKGVTLRANRGDVISVIGSSGSGKSTMLRCINFLEQPNAGRIFVEGQEIRTQKDKHGALRVSDAKQLQKMRTRLSMVFQHFNLWTHMTVLENIIEAPLHVLGIPRKEAEARARTYLEKVGLAPRVEKQYPSHLSGGQQQRVAIARALTMNPDVMLFDEPTSALDPELVGEVLKVMQTLAEEGRTMIVVTHEMAFARNVSNHVMFLHQGRVEEEGHPDEVFRNTKSERLKQFLSGSLK
- a CDS encoding ABC transporter substrate-binding protein, with amino-acid sequence MKKYALCVALAVMASGVMAKEWKTVRIGVDASYPPFESIAPGGQMVGFDVDLTKALCAKMNVKCVWIPQDLDGIIPALKARKYDIIVSSLTVTDKRREQIDFSGKLFDAPARMIAKKGSPLLPTAQSLKGKRVGVEQGSTQEAYAKAYWEPKGVTIVPYQNQDQVYADLATGRLDAALQDELQADSGFLKTPRGKDFAWAGPDVKDAKTIGEGTAIGVRKEDGDLKAMLNKALAGVHQDGTFTRLEKQYFDVEIYQSR
- a CDS encoding pirin family protein; protein product: MIRIRRSDERGHANHGWLNAKHSFSFADYHDPEHMHFGPLRVINEDRIAAGQGFGTHGHRDMEIVTYVLDGALSHRDSLGNGSTIRPGDVQRMSAGTGVMHSEFNGSQEDPLHLLQIWIIPKRAGDAPGYEEKRFEDADKRGRLRVVASPEGRDGSVTIHADASILAGLFDGAERAEYTLAAGRQAYVHVARGAVTVNGEALKAGDAAMVTDAGNVTVENGEAAEVLLFDLGQLR
- a CDS encoding ABC transporter permease, with product MIELIQEYWRNYLYTDGYRFTGVVITLWLLVISIGLGFCLSVPLAVARVSKKKWLSTSVWLYTYIFRGTPLYVQLLLCYTGLYSLEIIRSNALTNAFFRDGMHCTLLAFTLNTCAYTTEIFAGAIKATPYGEIEAARAYGMSQFTLYRRVILPSALRRALPYYSNEVILMLHATTVAFTATVPDILKIARDVNSATYRSFDAFGIAALLYLIISFALVWLFRRAERRWLAYLRPQGK
- a CDS encoding porin, which translates into the protein MKKALAAAALLTFGVAAHAQSSVTLYGRLDAGLEYMSGVPTSATGGGTATSSTHRFRAESGDWGTSLWGLKGAEDLGGGYKAVFQLEGSFNTMTGAGPGGGGLFNRWATVGFASDQYGTFTMGRMLFISNGVWDFDPFGQSNWSSASLVRGRNWPQSSNNVAYQSPKIAGFDFYGQYALSNTTNWNGNNPVDANGNPTGQGREAGAQVTYTSSLFQVRGIYDEIRNPSTGLLTNSYNYSREYSALVNVFLGQFKIQGAYQAIRTSGITATTPGTPTTLDHEWGGVTWQATPAAALIAAVYHVNGNNGAGNATIYTVGGSYNLSKRTLLDLQVATVQNSKTANYGLNANPAGTTVGTDNPLPGHSQTGVYAGIQHSF
- a CDS encoding ABC transporter permease, coding for MLFQGYGPIIFAGTVQTVKLAILSLALAFLLGLLGAAAKLSKNRVTYSIGTIYTTLIRGVPDLVLMLLLFYSIQIWLNNLTDMLGWDQIDIDPFVAGVAVLGFIYGAYFTETFRGAFLAVPRGQLEAGAAYGMTGWQVFTRIMFPQMMRFALPGIGNNWQVMVKATALVSIIGLADVVKASQDAGKGTLRFFFFTLMAGAIYLLITTASNFVLMYLEKRYSTGVRKAEL
- a CDS encoding response regulator encodes the protein MATQILVVDDDVELRDLLRDYLARQGIEVSVLHDASSLERRIERERPDLIVLDLMMPGVDGLTALRKLRASGDDIPVIMLTARADDVDRIVGLELGADDYLGKPFNPRELLARVQAVLRRRKTLPSAAAPEQREPFSFGRFTLDFQSRALHQEGKPLTLSGSEFALLKIFVNHPMRTLTRERLLELLHGPEYDGTDRGIDVQVWRLRRILETDPSVPRFIQTVRGRGYVFVPDGEQHAAPN
- a CDS encoding periplasmic heavy metal sensor, producing MSKKTSRFLAVAAASLALSLGSAFAAQPSDAPGGPGMGHGGPGWRHGGFMKELNQLHGQLKLNADQEKSWQAALDTMKQSHEAERANREQMRQQFKQMQQQPILDLNAMHAAHQQIEQKDAQLREQTATAWLNFYNGLNDQQKTTVSTALKQHFAKMEQRHERMHERWEKHRGDAAASAVKP